One genomic region from Jilunia laotingensis encodes:
- a CDS encoding carbohydrate-binding family 9-like protein, whose translation MKVKKISAANVEVDSLPKLMDKEKIAFQPVGHVNWKEYPYRPKVEFRIAHTDRSFLLNFRVTENSVRARYGEDNGSVWTDSCVEFFSVPAGDDIYYNIECNCIGTVLVGAGAQRNNREHAPAEVTARIQRWSSLGRTPFEERMEDTSWEVALVIPYSVFFKHQLDSLDGKTIKANFYKCGDELRTPHFLSWNPINIEKPDFHRPDFFGMLEME comes from the coding sequence ATGAAAGTAAAAAAAATAAGTGCTGCCAATGTGGAAGTAGATTCACTTCCTAAATTAATGGATAAAGAGAAGATCGCTTTTCAACCTGTCGGCCATGTAAATTGGAAGGAATATCCTTATCGTCCGAAAGTGGAATTTCGGATTGCCCACACGGATCGTTCGTTCCTTTTGAACTTCAGGGTGACAGAAAATAGCGTCCGTGCCCGTTATGGGGAGGATAACGGCTCGGTATGGACGGATTCTTGTGTAGAGTTCTTTTCTGTTCCTGCAGGAGATGATATCTACTATAATATAGAATGCAACTGTATCGGAACGGTTCTGGTGGGAGCCGGTGCCCAACGTAACAACCGCGAACACGCTCCGGCAGAGGTGACTGCACGGATTCAGCGCTGGTCGAGCCTCGGACGTACACCTTTTGAAGAGAGGATGGAAGATACCTCTTGGGAGGTGGCATTGGTGATTCCTTATTCGGTCTTCTTCAAGCATCAGTTAGACTCTTTGGACGGGAAGACCATTAAAGCCAATTTCTATAAATGCGGTGATGAATTGCGGACTCCCCACTTCCTTTCCTGGAATCCGATCAATATAGAGAAACCGGACTTCCATCGCCCGGATTTCTTTGGAATGTTAGAGATGGAATAA
- a CDS encoding glycoside hydrolase family 43 protein → MRYTIHFFMCFVLSCMSLYGQDKEDVLIYMNPLLDRGPDPWTWFYEGKYYYINSGQGKLWLRATEDITDLRNAEAKAIWTPTDPSNSKHLWAPEIHRINGKWYVYYAADDGNTDNHQLYVLENSSNDPFAGEFVMKGRISTDKDNNWAIDGSVFEHNGELYLVWSGWQTRRVNVETQCIYIAKMSDPWTLSSERVLLSKPDLEWERRYISPNGQKPGHVIYVNEGPQPLKSPKGKYIHIVYSASGCWTPYYALGMLTARTDANLLDPGSWEKSVEPVFKQSPENGVYSTGHNSFFKSPDGKEDYILYHARDRVTESPSSGETRSPRAQKFVWKENEYPDFGSPLPTSMKLPKPSGTKSK, encoded by the coding sequence ATGAGATATACGATTCATTTTTTTATGTGCTTTGTGCTGAGCTGCATGAGCCTTTACGGACAAGACAAAGAAGATGTCCTGATCTATATGAATCCTTTGTTGGACAGAGGACCCGACCCGTGGACTTGGTTTTATGAAGGCAAGTATTACTATATAAATTCCGGACAGGGTAAGTTATGGTTACGCGCTACGGAAGATATTACTGATTTGCGAAATGCCGAAGCGAAAGCTATTTGGACACCTACTGATCCGTCCAATTCAAAACATCTTTGGGCACCCGAGATACACCGTATTAACGGTAAATGGTATGTCTATTATGCTGCGGACGACGGCAATACGGATAATCACCAACTGTACGTATTGGAGAATTCCAGCAACGATCCTTTTGCCGGAGAGTTTGTCATGAAAGGACGTATCAGTACCGATAAAGATAATAACTGGGCAATTGATGGCTCCGTTTTTGAGCATAACGGTGAGTTGTATCTGGTGTGGTCGGGCTGGCAGACCAGAAGGGTAAACGTGGAGACCCAATGCATCTATATTGCTAAAATGTCAGATCCCTGGACGTTGAGTTCCGAGCGTGTACTTCTTTCCAAACCCGATTTGGAGTGGGAGAGAAGGTATATCAGTCCGAACGGCCAGAAGCCGGGGCATGTGATCTATGTCAACGAAGGGCCACAGCCTTTGAAAAGTCCGAAAGGTAAATATATTCATATTGTTTATTCAGCCAGCGGTTGCTGGACACCTTATTATGCGTTGGGAATGCTGACTGCCAGGACGGATGCAAATCTATTGGATCCTGGTTCATGGGAGAAATCGGTTGAACCCGTTTTTAAGCAATCGCCCGAGAATGGTGTATACAGTACGGGGCACAACAGTTTCTTCAAATCTCCCGATGGAAAGGAGGATTATATTCTTTATCATGCCCGTGACAGAGTGACCGAATCGCCTAGCTCCGGAGAAACACGCTCACCGCGCGCCCAGAAGTTCGTCTGGAAAGAGAATGAGTATCCTGATTTTGGCTCGCCGCTTCCTACCTCTATGAAGCTGCCAAAACCTTCGGGAACAAAAAGCAAATAA
- a CDS encoding hybrid sensor histidine kinase/response regulator transcription factor, translated as MIKSRFFFLLLVCIFSLNVQAVLAERQYYFRTLDINNGLSQNTVYDIIQDRTGFLWFATANGLNRYDGLSFQVFVKENGGLGNNFVTALYEDASGQIWVGTDDGVYIYTPETESFRYFDMKSDLGTTMRSTVSVIQGDEQGNVWISVSAQGLFCYNPITDKLREIKIEDYKERLLHASSLLFLPDGTAYIALFGGGIFYSNDKFKTMHSFKDPDGNDPFANLLGRQMTLGRYNRLYVGTNKAGLLEIDLSTNKVRSLLQKDENGDALFVREIVEYSDDELWIGTESGLYIYNTRTGQSVHLMKQIGDAYSLSDNAIYSIIKDQEGAMWIGSYFGGVNYYPKQYSYFEKLYPKDMGMDEVGQRVREIVEDNSGNLWIGTEDKGLFCYDPVTRTMKAFQHPSIYHNVHGLCLDDNYLWVGTFSQGLNRIDLRTKSVKAYLRGDNSSPQSVKVDHIFTICRLASGDMLMGCPNGMIRYDRAKDDFSWIPELKGIFFYDILEDSDGNIWGASYARGVFRLNVHTGKWESFTHDAKDPDSLPYDRVLSVFEDSNRQIWFTTQGKGFCRFDPVKKGFVNYDLADDLAGNVVSRIVEDDQGLFWVTTNKGLVRFNPKTAEMKVYTTANGLVSNQFNYQSGYKDKNGTIYLGSIKGIVSFNPKTFTDNTFLPPVVITDFMIFDKKVTVGAEGSPLKESITTSKEIELAYDQNSFSFRIAALSYQAPEMNKLIYKMEGFDKEWYTAMDHNLVTYSNLPYGDYTLMIKGSNSDGVWNNDVRTLKIHVLPPFYLSVWAYLFYFALAIGGIVFVIIYFRKRSQLKHQMQMEKFEQEKEREFYTAKIDFFTNVAHEIRTPLTLIKSPLENILRKHSFAHEVETDLKIMDQNAERLLNLTNQLLDFRKTESGGFRLNLVENDIVALVERTFVRFTPLAKQKGLDFTLELPETAFSSLVDREALTKIISNLLTNALKYSSTYAHARLSVEGDAFCFKICNDGEVIPRGNREEIFQPFVRYKEGKNVATGTGIGLALARSLAEQHQGTLKMDDCEERNCFLLMVPIRHSESKEADDAAKPVLTGTGEAVEEEQVKKVNTGADRNRKPIVLVVEDNPDMLSFISRQLSEDYQLLTATNGLEGLKALEGEGVNLIVSDVMMPEMDGLELCERVKSDINSSHIPVILLTAKTSVQSKIEGLRTGADAYIEKPFSVEHLKANIDNLLNNREKLRQAFVNSPFISFNSMAMTKADELFIKALDEVMQANISESDFSVDDLASAMNMSRSSLNRKIRGVLDMSPNDYIRIERLKKAACLLKEKVCKVNEVCYMVGFNTPSYFAKCFLKQFGVLPKDFE; from the coding sequence ATGATTAAATCCCGATTTTTCTTTTTATTACTTGTTTGCATCTTCTCATTGAACGTGCAAGCCGTTTTGGCTGAAAGACAATATTATTTCCGTACGCTGGATATTAATAACGGACTCTCCCAAAACACCGTATATGATATCATTCAAGACCGGACAGGATTTTTGTGGTTCGCAACCGCCAATGGACTGAACCGTTACGACGGTTTGTCCTTTCAGGTATTTGTGAAAGAGAACGGGGGGCTTGGAAATAATTTTGTCACTGCCCTTTATGAAGATGCTTCAGGGCAGATATGGGTGGGTACGGATGACGGAGTGTATATTTATACTCCTGAAACGGAATCTTTCCGCTATTTTGATATGAAAAGTGATTTGGGCACTACTATGCGATCGACCGTTTCGGTCATCCAGGGAGATGAACAAGGAAACGTCTGGATATCTGTCAGTGCGCAGGGATTGTTCTGTTATAATCCTATAACGGACAAGTTGAGGGAAATAAAGATAGAGGATTACAAAGAACGATTGCTTCATGCCTCCAGTCTTCTGTTCCTGCCGGACGGGACGGCCTATATTGCTTTGTTCGGAGGAGGGATTTTCTATTCGAACGATAAGTTTAAGACGATGCATTCCTTTAAGGATCCGGACGGGAACGATCCTTTTGCCAATTTATTGGGACGGCAAATGACTCTTGGAAGATATAACCGCTTATATGTAGGTACGAATAAAGCCGGATTACTCGAGATTGACTTATCTACCAATAAAGTCCGTTCGTTGCTGCAAAAGGACGAGAATGGAGATGCTTTGTTTGTCCGTGAGATCGTGGAATATTCGGATGATGAACTTTGGATCGGTACCGAGTCCGGGTTGTATATTTACAATACTCGTACGGGACAGTCCGTACATCTGATGAAACAGATTGGTGATGCCTATTCCTTAAGTGACAATGCCATTTATTCGATCATTAAAGATCAGGAAGGAGCCATGTGGATAGGCTCCTATTTCGGTGGTGTCAACTACTATCCCAAACAGTATTCTTATTTCGAAAAACTCTATCCGAAAGACATGGGCATGGATGAAGTCGGTCAACGTGTTCGCGAGATAGTTGAAGACAATTCGGGCAATCTCTGGATTGGTACGGAGGACAAGGGGCTGTTTTGCTATGACCCGGTGACTCGTACGATGAAAGCGTTTCAACATCCGTCTATTTATCATAATGTACATGGCTTGTGCCTGGACGACAACTATCTTTGGGTCGGTACTTTCTCGCAAGGATTGAACCGGATCGATCTGCGTACAAAAAGCGTGAAAGCCTATCTCCGGGGCGATAACTCTTCTCCTCAAAGTGTAAAGGTGGATCACATATTCACGATTTGCCGTCTTGCCTCGGGCGATATGCTCATGGGTTGTCCCAACGGTATGATCAGATACGACCGGGCTAAGGATGATTTTTCTTGGATACCGGAACTAAAAGGTATCTTTTTTTATGATATACTGGAAGATTCGGACGGAAACATTTGGGGCGCTTCTTATGCACGGGGAGTGTTCCGGCTAAATGTGCATACGGGAAAATGGGAGAGCTTCACGCACGATGCGAAAGATCCCGACAGTCTGCCTTACGACAGGGTGTTGAGTGTCTTTGAGGATAGTAACAGGCAGATATGGTTCACTACACAAGGGAAAGGCTTTTGCCGTTTCGATCCGGTGAAGAAGGGGTTTGTCAATTACGACTTGGCGGATGACCTCGCAGGAAATGTCGTTTCGCGCATCGTGGAAGATGACCAGGGATTGTTCTGGGTCACGACGAATAAGGGCTTGGTACGTTTCAATCCTAAAACGGCTGAGATGAAGGTGTATACAACTGCCAATGGGCTGGTAAGCAACCAGTTCAATTATCAATCGGGCTATAAGGATAAGAACGGAACCATCTATCTAGGCAGTATCAAAGGGATCGTATCCTTCAATCCCAAGACTTTTACCGATAACACCTTTCTGCCTCCGGTGGTTATCACGGATTTTATGATTTTTGATAAGAAGGTGACGGTCGGTGCGGAAGGCTCTCCGTTGAAGGAAAGTATTACTACTTCCAAGGAAATCGAGCTTGCTTATGACCAGAACTCTTTCTCGTTCCGCATTGCCGCCCTGAGCTATCAGGCTCCGGAGATGAACAAGCTGATCTATAAGATGGAAGGGTTTGATAAGGAGTGGTATACGGCTATGGATCACAACCTGGTGACTTATTCCAATCTTCCTTACGGGGACTATACGCTTATGATCAAAGGCTCGAACAGCGATGGTGTTTGGAACAATGACGTGCGTACGCTGAAAATTCATGTCCTTCCGCCTTTCTACCTGTCCGTATGGGCCTACCTGTTTTATTTTGCATTGGCCATCGGAGGGATCGTTTTTGTAATAATCTATTTCAGAAAGCGTTCACAGTTGAAACACCAGATGCAAATGGAGAAGTTTGAACAGGAGAAAGAGCGTGAGTTCTATACCGCCAAGATTGATTTCTTTACGAATGTAGCCCATGAGATTCGTACTCCTCTGACGCTTATCAAGAGTCCCCTTGAGAACATCCTTCGTAAACATTCCTTTGCGCATGAAGTGGAAACCGATCTGAAAATCATGGATCAGAATGCCGAACGGTTGCTGAATCTGACCAATCAGTTGCTCGATTTCAGGAAGACGGAGAGTGGCGGATTCAGGCTGAATCTTGTGGAGAACGATATTGTGGCTCTTGTAGAACGTACCTTCGTTCGTTTTACACCGTTGGCAAAGCAAAAGGGATTGGACTTCACGCTTGAATTGCCTGAGACGGCTTTCTCGTCCTTGGTCGATCGTGAAGCTTTGACGAAAATAATCAGTAACTTGCTGACGAATGCTTTAAAATACTCCTCAACGTATGCACATGCACGCCTGTCGGTAGAAGGGGATGCTTTTTGTTTCAAGATTTGTAATGACGGGGAGGTGATACCTCGCGGGAATCGCGAAGAGATCTTCCAACCGTTTGTCCGTTACAAAGAGGGCAAGAATGTTGCTACGGGTACAGGCATCGGGCTTGCTCTTGCCCGTTCGCTGGCGGAACAGCATCAAGGAACCTTGAAGATGGATGACTGCGAGGAACGCAATTGTTTCCTGTTGATGGTTCCTATCCGGCATTCGGAAAGTAAGGAGGCGGATGATGCGGCAAAACCTGTATTGACCGGAACGGGAGAAGCGGTGGAAGAAGAACAAGTCAAAAAAGTAAATACGGGAGCTGACAGGAATCGCAAACCTATCGTATTGGTGGTGGAAGACAATCCTGATATGCTGTCATTTATATCCCGGCAATTATCGGAAGATTACCAGCTTCTGACCGCTACCAATGGGCTGGAAGGTCTGAAAGCATTGGAAGGCGAAGGGGTAAATCTGATTGTAAGCGATGTCATGATGCCGGAGATGGATGGACTTGAACTGTGCGAACGGGTCAAATCGGATATTAATTCAAGCCATATCCCCGTCATATTGCTTACTGCGAAAACATCGGTACAATCGAAAATCGAAGGTCTGCGAACCGGTGCAGATGCTTATATTGAGAAACCTTTCTCTGTGGAGCATCTGAAAGCCAACATTGATAACTTGTTGAATAACCGTGAAAAGCTTCGTCAGGCATTTGTCAATTCTCCTTTTATCTCCTTCAACTCGATGGCGATGACAAAGGCAGATGAGCTGTTCATAAAGGCATTGGACGAAGTAATGCAGGCGAATATATCCGAATCTGATTTCAGCGTGGACGATTTGGCAAGTGCCATGAATATGAGCCGTTCGAGCTTGAACCGTAAGATCAGGGGAGTTCTAGACATGTCGCCCAATGACTACATTCGTATCGAACGGTTGAAGAAGGCAGCTTGCTTGCTGAAAGAGAAAGTTTGCAAAGTGAACGAGGTGTGCTACATGGTTGGTTTCAATACGCCTTCTTATTTTGCGAAATGTTTCCTCAAGCAATTCGGAGTATTGCCTAAGGATTTTGAATAA
- a CDS encoding PDDEXK nuclease domain-containing protein — protein METQINAFNYTHLLKEVKARVALAQKKAIYAANEEMLSMYWDIGKLLYESQKLIGWGNNALEQLSKDLKNDYPKVKGFSVRNCQVMIQFYNEYNQQLTNTQRAVAHLQKAAITLPIKQLSWSHNVALMQRVKDLKARYWYMIQCLKNGWTRDFLIEAINQDYYNSYGALANNFDTTLPEIQAKQVKETLKDPYIFDMLTFTEEYDERDVEIGLIKHIEKFLIQMGAGFAFMGRQYHIEVSEKDFYIDILMYNAFMHRYLVVELKKGEFQPEYIGKLNFYCSAVDDILCREGDSQTIGLLLCQNKDRIMAEYALRDVHKPIGISDYELGRILPKNIKSGLPSIEELESKLSQELQNDEDTV, from the coding sequence ATGGAAACTCAAATCAATGCCTTCAACTACACCCACTTACTTAAAGAGGTTAAGGCAAGAGTAGCACTTGCCCAGAAAAAAGCTATTTATGCAGCTAATGAAGAAATGCTATCCATGTATTGGGATATCGGCAAACTACTATACGAAAGCCAGAAACTGATTGGGTGGGGTAACAATGCGCTCGAACAGCTTTCTAAAGACTTAAAGAACGATTATCCGAAGGTGAAAGGATTCTCCGTAAGGAACTGTCAAGTGATGATACAGTTCTATAATGAATATAATCAACAACTTACAAATACGCAACGAGCCGTTGCGCATTTACAAAAGGCTGCTATAACATTACCCATCAAACAACTAAGTTGGTCACATAATGTTGCACTGATGCAAAGAGTTAAAGACCTAAAAGCCCGGTATTGGTATATGATACAATGCTTAAAAAACGGTTGGACACGTGATTTTCTAATCGAAGCCATCAATCAGGACTACTACAACTCTTACGGTGCATTGGCAAATAATTTCGACACCACGCTCCCCGAAATACAAGCGAAGCAAGTAAAAGAAACCTTGAAAGACCCTTATATCTTCGATATGCTGACATTCACGGAAGAATATGATGAACGGGATGTGGAGATAGGCTTAATCAAACATATTGAAAAGTTCCTTATTCAGATGGGAGCAGGCTTTGCTTTCATGGGGAGACAGTACCACATCGAAGTGTCTGAAAAAGATTTCTACATCGACATCCTTATGTACAACGCTTTTATGCACCGATATTTAGTCGTGGAATTAAAAAAAGGTGAGTTCCAGCCCGAATATATCGGAAAATTAAACTTTTACTGTTCCGCTGTGGACGATATTCTCTGCCGGGAAGGGGATAGCCAAACAATTGGCTTACTCCTATGTCAGAATAAAGATCGAATCATGGCTGAATATGCATTGCGTGACGTACACAAGCCCATTGGTATTTCTGACTACGAATTAGGAAGGATATTACCTAAAAATATCAAATCGGGATTGCCTTCCATTGAAGAATTAGAAAGTAAACTCAGTCAGGAGTTACAAAATGACGAGGATACGGTTTGA
- a CDS encoding tRNA-dihydrouridine synthase family protein has product MNATALPIFFAPLQGYTEAIYRNAHATVFGGVDTYYTPFVRLEKGNFRNKDLRDIDPAQNRVPHLVPQLIGAQKDKIEKILGQFIERNYKEADINMGCPFPLLAKRCNGSGILPFPEEVDKIMDVVRQHPEIRFSIKMRLGWEDPGECIRLLPILNELPLTHITLHPRLGKQQYKGETDLESFRAFAEDCRHPLIYNGDIKTLEDIEQIQNRLPSLAGIMIGRGLLANPALALEYKEGRVLSSEEMKEKLFTLHKLVFKDYDAQIQGGESQLLNKMKVFWEYLEPQIGHKAWKTIHKSTSLAKYQAAIGTI; this is encoded by the coding sequence ATGAACGCTACCGCACTCCCCATTTTTTTTGCCCCGCTACAAGGATATACCGAGGCAATATACCGTAATGCACATGCCACCGTTTTTGGTGGAGTAGATACTTATTATACTCCTTTTGTACGTTTGGAGAAAGGAAATTTCCGGAATAAAGACTTACGGGACATTGATCCGGCACAGAACCGTGTACCCCATCTGGTACCTCAACTTATCGGTGCCCAAAAAGACAAGATAGAGAAGATTTTGGGCCAATTCATCGAAAGGAATTATAAAGAGGCGGATATAAACATGGGCTGTCCTTTCCCCCTTTTAGCCAAACGGTGCAACGGATCAGGAATACTTCCTTTCCCGGAAGAAGTTGACAAAATAATGGATGTGGTACGGCAGCATCCTGAAATCCGTTTTTCCATAAAGATGCGTCTGGGATGGGAAGATCCCGGTGAGTGTATACGCCTGCTTCCGATATTGAATGAACTCCCGCTAACACATATCACTCTGCATCCCCGGCTGGGAAAACAACAGTACAAAGGTGAAACAGACCTCGAAAGCTTCCGTGCTTTTGCAGAGGATTGTCGCCATCCATTGATCTACAACGGAGATATTAAAACGCTGGAAGACATAGAACAAATCCAAAACCGCCTCCCTTCCTTGGCAGGCATCATGATAGGACGCGGATTATTAGCGAATCCGGCACTTGCTTTGGAATATAAAGAAGGAAGAGTGTTATCTTCGGAAGAAATGAAGGAGAAGCTCTTCACTCTGCACAAACTCGTATTTAAGGATTATGACGCGCAAATTCAAGGTGGAGAATCGCAACTTCTCAATAAGATGAAAGTATTCTGGGAATATCTGGAACCTCAGATCGGCCATAAAGCATGGAAAACGATCCATAAGAGTACAAGCCTTGCAAAGTATCAGGCGGCAATAGGAACGATTTGA
- a CDS encoding sulfatase family protein yields the protein MKRFIMSAAALGLASVSFAQSAEKPNFVLFIADDCSHYDLGCYGSPDSKTPNIDRFATQGVRFTQCYQAVPMSSPTRHNLYTGLWPVHSGAYPNHTIADEGTKSVVHHLGAQGYRVALIGKSHVEPESVFPFDPYVPSIKGNDINFEAVEQFIKECKASGTPFCLFVASHQPHTPWNKGDASQFDADKLTLPPMYVDMPETRTQLTHYLAEINYMDNEFGKVLDIMDKADVTDNTATVYLSEQGNSFPFAKWTCYDAGVHSACIVRWPGVVKPGTVSDAMVEYVDIVPTFIDIAGGKPVAPVDGKSFKPVLTGKKKDHKQYTYSMQTTRGIFHGSDYYGIRSVADKEYRYIVNLTPEMEFRNAMTHLPIYDKWRQKVANDPKMKPIFDKYQHRPAIELYNTKEDPYCLNNLADDPKYASVIKRMDGKLKAWMKSCGDEGQPTEMRALEHQARNKK from the coding sequence ATGAAACGATTTATTATGAGCGCTGCTGCCTTGGGATTGGCATCGGTCTCTTTTGCACAAAGTGCGGAAAAGCCCAATTTTGTCTTGTTCATAGCCGATGACTGTTCGCATTACGACTTAGGATGCTACGGCAGTCCGGATTCGAAGACACCTAATATCGACCGTTTTGCTACGCAGGGAGTTCGTTTTACGCAATGCTATCAGGCAGTCCCTATGTCGTCCCCGACGCGCCATAACCTTTATACCGGTTTGTGGCCTGTACATAGCGGTGCATACCCCAACCATACGATAGCCGATGAAGGAACCAAGAGTGTGGTTCACCATTTGGGAGCGCAAGGCTACCGGGTGGCATTGATCGGCAAATCGCATGTCGAACCGGAGTCTGTTTTCCCCTTCGATCCTTATGTGCCCTCCATAAAAGGAAATGATATCAATTTTGAAGCAGTTGAACAGTTTATAAAGGAATGTAAGGCAAGTGGTACGCCATTCTGTCTGTTTGTTGCCTCCCACCAGCCGCATACCCCTTGGAACAAAGGCGATGCCTCCCAGTTTGATGCCGATAAACTGACGCTTCCGCCTATGTATGTCGATATGCCCGAGACCCGTACGCAACTGACTCATTATCTTGCAGAGATCAATTACATGGATAATGAATTCGGGAAAGTGCTGGACATCATGGATAAAGCGGATGTGACCGATAATACGGCCACCGTCTATCTCAGTGAACAGGGAAACAGTTTCCCGTTTGCCAAATGGACTTGTTATGATGCGGGAGTACATTCTGCATGTATCGTACGTTGGCCCGGTGTGGTGAAACCCGGTACGGTCAGTGATGCTATGGTAGAATATGTCGATATAGTTCCTACGTTTATAGATATTGCCGGAGGGAAACCTGTTGCTCCCGTGGACGGTAAGAGTTTCAAACCGGTGCTGACCGGCAAGAAGAAAGACCATAAACAATATACGTATTCCATGCAGACTACCCGTGGCATCTTTCATGGAAGTGACTACTACGGCATCCGTTCGGTGGCCGATAAAGAATACCGCTACATCGTTAATCTGACTCCCGAGATGGAGTTCAGGAATGCTATGACGCACCTGCCTATTTATGATAAATGGCGTCAAAAGGTAGCGAATGATCCTAAGATGAAGCCCATTTTCGATAAATACCAGCACCGTCCGGCAATCGAACTTTATAATACGAAAGAAGACCCGTATTGCCTGAACAATCTGGCGGACGATCCTAAATATGCATCTGTTATAAAAAGGATGGACGGTAAGTTGAAAGCATGGATGAAGTCATGTGGCGATGAAGGGCAGCCTACTGAAATGCGGGCTTTGGAACATCAGGCGAGGAATAAAAAGTAA